In the Thunnus thynnus chromosome 24, fThuThy2.1, whole genome shotgun sequence genome, TCAGAAAAAGAGTTATGTAAAGGGGTTTTCTAGTGATTTATGATCTTAATCAGCCTCAATCTGTAACCAAAGAATTAAAGCAACAGCTTCCTGCTCGGCAGCATAAATCATATATGTCCAAGTGTCATTACTCATGTTTCTAGTGTCAGTATCCTTTCTTGCTCACAATCTCAATTTCAGTTAGTCCTTGTCTTTTCTGGATGCTTTAACAACAGGCTTCCACTCAGTCTTCCTCCAAAATCTCACTATAGATTCACAATCCCAACACCAGAAATTAATTTGGGTAAATAGGGGTTAATCCACAGCATTTCAGTCAGATAATGATGGGACACCATCCCTTCATCTCTGTTGTAGGGTAATAAATATGCAGTCACTCAAGCATAGAGGAATATTGCTGCAGGGTGAAGACCCAGACAGCTCCATCAGCTGGTGCAAACAACAGGCGTGAATTTGTTacaacaaatactttttttttttttttaacacaccAGCTACACTACAGCAGCCTCTGTCGAGATTTAATGTGAATCTCTTTGTCAGAATCTGGACTTTTTTCATGTCCAAAAGCAAACACTGTGATATAgacggggtgggggggggggggcttgaGCAAGTGGAGGGAGGTGATTTAATATGTTGGCAATCCAACTCCCAGGAGAACAATGTGGACGTCATTAGAGGATGTGACTGGAGTGGGCCGTCCTCCCTGCTTCCTCACTGCAAGAATATAAATCACCCTGGTCAACAGAAAAATCTAATccttatcatttatttatgtgtggCTTTTATCTtttgagaagtgtgtgtgtatatatatgtgtgtgtgtgtgtgtgtgcataagtgTGTATCCGGGGACGTGTATACGCATTAGCATGTCTGTATTCATCTGTCAGGGGACGCACCAAGCCGTGTGTGTATTGTCATGTTAATGCGGAGCTACAAATTAAACCAAGACCTCTAAGGGTTTATTGAATTTAATGGCTTCAAATTACAGATGTATGGCTTATATTTTTGCACGGTGTGTTACTGGTAGAAGGACAATCTGTTCAtcgcaataaaaaaaaagaggcagaaaaatgaATTGCAATGATtctactgtttttattctttctctcAGTATATTATTTGCAGGTGTCATTACAGCAGTAAGGACTGTTTGGGAGCATGTAGTAGAAGTGGAAAATTAAGCGTCTGTTTGGGTGTGAATTGGAAAGGAACCATGTAGGAGTGTTGAGTGTTCCAACCTGGCTGTTTCCATCAACATCACAGCaggcagaggtgtgtgtgtgtgtgtgtgtgtgagccaaAATTAAAAGACTGGAAGAGTAGAGTGAAGCTGTAGCACTATCGACACTTTGAGAAGACTCTGTCgctctcattctctctccctTAATTTGTCTCAAACacaccctctttctctctgcatcGTCACTCTCCCTTGCATTCCttcatgctctctctctttctctccatctctctccatgCATTTTCCAAGGAGACTGGTCTCCATGGCAACGCCGTGCAGGCATTTCATGactgatgtatgtgtgtatgtggcttCGGTGTGTGCAGGTCTCCTTGTAGACTAAATCATGGCCATGTACAGaatttattttgttacagaTTTTATCATTGCACCGgttgtgagtgtttttatgGGATGTCTGATCAATATCAGCTTTGTGACGACAATGATGGATGTAGTCAGCAGGTGGCACCATTTTGTAGAGACCAGTTTCTACTGTACattcattaaatgtattaaaacatcCTTCTTAGTGGGTAAAAGATGAGAAAACCTCTTAATATAATACATATCCTGATAAGAACAGACTGTAATTTCTCATTAATTGGTTATGTGCATGAGCAGCAAAAGCTAGCATAGCTAGACACTACTACTATTCAAATTTCATCAGCCTAAAACATAACACAATGTCACAACATCTTGAACATTTCCAATATTTTCTATCACATCTTTACTCTTTTTGTCCAGCCTTTATAAATGGCATCGAAAGATTTCATGGGCTGCGCTTGCCTCGggccctttgtgtgtgtgtatgtccatgagtgtgtgtgtgtgtgtgtgtgcacatgtcaCCCTACATCGATTTATGATGCCTAACAGGGCAAGGCAATTCACCCGGGGTTTTAGAGGAAGCTATAACCAATAAAGCCTTCGGGTTGAGTGGCCTCTTGGGCTGTCGTCTGTGTAAAGGCAATTCCACGATTTTAACCTGTTAGTGTGGAGGTGGAGAGACACAAAAACTGCTTATTCTCAAGTCGCAGGATTAATTTTCCTTGTAGCACCGGGTTTACAGGTGTAAGGTGTGACAAGGGAACAACTGTGAAGAAATGTGAGTTTTAGGGGATATTAAATCCCAGAAAAACCTTGTCATGGTTGGTCTCTTTATTGCAGCAGTGGCACAGTGGTTACACTTGTGGGCTCAGTTCAGCTTTAGACTCAGAAGCTGCAATATTAAACCAAGACTTTCTCTACATTTACTTAGTGTTGATAGATAATTCCATTCCTGAATTATAGACCTCATCTCGCACATATTTACAATGGCAAAAAAAGCATATTAAAAACCATCTTTGGTATGCCAAGAATACAATGTAGTTcctttatgtttatatttgctGTAATTTAAAAGGTGCATTTGATATAGGCAACTCTCGAATGTGAGGTTTTAGCATTTTTGTTGAGCATGGCCCTTGTAAAGCATCAAAATAAAGGTACCATATGGAGTTTTTGACCATCAGCAGTGCTATGgaacaatgtttttacaagtgGGTCCCTGTTTTGCTTacaactagtgcagtgcctgttcaaaacgtgcctgttcagaacGGGCATATTGCTTGGTCTGCGgtattgctgcttgcagctctCTTGACAtcgctcatccaaacaacttcgcAGTCAATGCTGTGCTTCCTTGGGTCCTGAGCAATACACCTGCCATGACACAGTTGTGTCCCCTAGCAATGCTAGAGTGTACGCATCATTTGGGAGCAAAAGCTCACAGCGAATGTGAGATAAACTGGCTGCTGTCATTGCTAACAGCTAGTTATTTGGGACTAGGCTATTGACACTACTTCCTTGGGTCACAGCAATATAactgccaagtgtgaagtcgatCAAATGAACGGTTGTCGAGAAAATCGAAGGACAGACATACAtccatacagacagacagagactccttCCATTTTAGTTAGATACTATTCCACTGAGTTGGCATACAGTTTGATTATGTGTTTTGGTGGGaaacacttttgtttgtttacaagaaaactcgaCAGGGTGCCTTTTTAAGCAAGTTACACATGAATGatgcatgcatacatatataattTTGAAAAcagatattaaataaaaatgaggaaTAAAAAACCTGCATTTGACAACTCagctcctctgtttctctctcagggCTCATTTCCAGGGATCTTGCACTTGGTTCTGGTGTTGCGTCCCACTACATTGCTCCAGCGGACACTGTCGGACTTCCTGTTCAAGTACAACAAGGATGAGTTCAAAATGAAGGTGCCAGTATGACTTGTACTCTGCATGTGTCTATGTTTAATCAGTCCCTACATAatgtatgtgtttctgtgactcATTGAATGCATTATTTAGGTCACTGCAACTCCCCCTAGAACTAGTTTTATAAGACTTCATTAAATGGGTTGAACAATGATCTTTACTCTGTTTTAGTGAAATTCactttctgttttgtattttctcatgttctttttttcattgcTCTTATCATTTAATAATTATACTTCTTATAATCAGctgattgtgtgattgtttgtCATTCAGGTGGTGATGCTGAGTTCGGTGACTGAGCTCCACGCCTATATTGATCCAGGACAACTGACCACAGAGCTGGGAGGAACGCAGGAATACTGCCATGACAGCTGGATCTCACATCGCACTGTATgtactcatacacacaaacacacacacacatacatacaactgCATTTTGAAGTATATTTTTTGCACATAGGATAGTATTTCACGGTGTGTGAATACTGCTATGCATGTATTTTTGCATCATGGACCTCTGTGTATTTATACTCTGAATGTCCTCCACAGGCCATCGAGGCGTTCGCTCTCATGGTGAAGACCACGGCTCAGACCCTGCAGGCCTTTGGCACTGAGCTCGCAGAGACAGAATTACCCAATGATGCCGAGGCCACCACCaacctgctgcacacacacactctgaagaAGGATAAAATGAAGGTCACAGatgcttttttgtcttttctattCATGTCAGCCAACCATAGGtccctctgtgtttccctctttctcttacGGATATTTGGTGGAAAGTTTTAGGCAGTTTTTAAAGCCTGGGAAATATATTTGGGTAGTCATTGAAGGCAAATGCAACGTCCAGAGACTTAATATAATTTGTTCAATTTCCAGGAGGACCTGCAGGTGGCACTGTCTCAAGGGGGACGCCTGTTGGAGTGTATCAATGAGCCTCTACAGACAGACCCTGAATACAACATGACCCACGATGAACTAGAAAACTTAGCTACTGTTCAGAGGTAGAGGAAGGGATGAATAGATACATAAATAGATCAAGAAGTTGTCACTGAATGCATGAATgactcttcctctcctctcctctcctcccctccccctcagACTCCTGGGTCAGCTGGACGAAACAGAGACAGCGTTCGATGATTTCTGGGAGCGTCACCGCACCAAGCTGGAGCAGTGTTTGCAGCTCCGTCACTTTGAACAGCACTTCCGTGAAGTGAGTtgaattatgggaaatgtagttctTGGACAGATTAGTTTGTGTGCCGATTGCATTAACAATGTGTGTTTTCGTAGGTGCGTGCCCAGCTTGATGTGACATTGGAGCGGTTATCAGGCTTTTCTGAGGTCAGCGTAAGCCCTGTCCATGCTGAGCATGTCCTCCGAGAGCTCAATGGGCATGAGGAAAAGGCCTgtgtaagacacacacacacacacacacacacactcacacacacaatcctgaTTCATCCTGCAGCTCACGTGGTTCAGAAAACACATGCTCAactttttcacctttgatgcaTCCTTGAAGCCATATAGCTAATGATATAATCAATATCATGCCCTATTCCATCCCCCTCACACTGGGATCTAAATGAAAATGGGGAGAGGTGTAGAGAGGGCAcctgtgtgtgcacgtgtgaaTTGCACCAGTTCAGTTAGATTGATTACATGATTGACACTCTACATACAATcccaatattattattattagtgtcCAGGTTTTTAGTGGAGAGAATCTTATAAAGATCTAAATGCTATTTCAGAGGCCCACATACTGGATTTATGGTGAGGAAATTACAAAATTTCAAGAGGCTACCTTGCAATTTGCCTCAAAATATCAGCTCtacatttgaaaacactgatATACGTCTTAAAAACGCATACATTGTAGAATGGCTGCTTTGCACAATATAAGTGTCCCACTCCATCAAGTAATGAATGctgactgaggaggaggaagagagaagtggaggaggaggaggagttgttTCACTGTCAGCGATTGATTGATGATGTTTCCACTGCTGACAAGCCAATATTCTTTATGTAACCTGACTCCGTTTGAAAGCATAATCTGATATTGAGAATAGACATGTTCATCGTGTTTCAACAGGAGGTACTAGACTATGCCCTGTCCTTGGCCGGCGAAGGTGACAGGCTGATAGAAAACTCCCACTATGCTGAGGACTCCATCAGGCCGAAGTGCATCGAGCTGAGAGGAGTGTGTGAGGAGATCAGCTCCACTCTGAGGAGCAAGAAGAGCCTCCTGCTCCGGGCGATGGAGCTGCACCACGCTCTGGAGAAGGTAAGAGTGTGTCAAGCAGTTTTTTGAGATAAATATAAGATTAAGGAACTTTTGCCAGATTTGTTAATCCTATAATGCCTTAATATTTTTCTTCCCAGGCATCACGGTGGTGTGAGGAGGGCATCTTCCTGTTGGCCAGCCAACCAGTGGACCGCTGTCAGTCTCAGGATGGAGCTGAGGCAGCTCTGCAAGAACTGGAGCGATACCTGGACACAGCACCACTACACACCCTCACTGACCGCAGCGCCATCTGCTGCCAGTATGAGGCGGTGCTCACTACTCAGCTCAGGGTCAGTAGGAAGTGGATTTAACAGATTTAATATATGCTTTTCTGacaatgtaatatttttttttatttttatttttttacatgtgatGCCTTATAATGTTTCCTACTGTTGTTATGTTGATCCCTGTTCTCCGTCCTCCATCAGGACCAGATAGAGAAAGTTTTCCAGAAGCAAAGCTCTGTCCAGGAGATGTTCGAGAAGAGACGTGTCAGCCTGAAGAAACTTGCAGCCAAACAGACCAGACCAGTGCAGCCAGTGGCACCAAGACCTGAAGTGAAGTCTCCACAGTCCTCTCCCAGTAAGCCTAGATCAAaagatacatttatttaatgacaGCGCAGCATCTGGTGGTGCCTTGCTAAGAACAGAAACTGATGTAGACTAAGAGTGATGACGggataaaaacattattttttgtctGTCCTTCAGatcaacagagaaaagagaggagatacTCTGCGGATAATACCATCTGCAAAAAGGTAAATGCATGACcactgatcaattaattgatcgATTAAAGGTTACTATTCACCCAAAAATTTAAGAGAAAGGAAAGTGTAcagtgtgtggttttttttatgtatatatatatctgtgtgtgtgtccaggtggAGTCTCCCGTACATAACGGTAGCACCAGACATGCTTCTctatcagaagaagaagaaaacctgGCAGTGCTGAGACGGtaaggggtcaaaggtcattctGTGAGCCATAGATAAGAAAGCAGTGAATGGATATTAATACTGTGAttagtttttgttcttttctatCACTTTTAAGGTATAGAATACATATTTTATGTACAATAAACTGACATCCAAATACTTCAGTACTGACTTATCTTTGAGTTAGAGAGGTAGGGTTACAGTATAATAGCACACcggaaaatatattttgtttttatgtgttccAGCCACGTGATGAATGAACtgctggagacagagagagcgtATGTTGAGGAGCTACTGTGTGTGCTGGAGGTGAGTGATGTTCAGTCAAGTCTGTTCATGTATATTCACCACAACAGGCTCTGTACATGCTCTTTGGTGGTTGTACTCGATGTAATAATGGATGTAATATTAAACTCCAGGGCTATGCAGCAGAGATGGAAAACCCTGCCATGGCTCACCTCATCCCCAGCACCCTGCTCAGCAAGAAGGACGTCCTGTTTGGAAACATGCCTGAAATCTACCAGTTTCATAAGAGGTACACGCAGTTTATTTTTCAAGTgcttttgattattttgctcATTTGTGTTGTGAGACTTGAAtaaatgtctgtgttttcaaAATCTTTACTTTGACTTCCTGGTCTAAGCATTGgtgtcatttattttgtctccagGACGTTTCTAAAGGAACTGGAAGCGTACACCGACTATCCTGAACTAGTGGGCCGCTGCTTTTTAGAAAGGGTAAGCACTTCCTGCATTCTGGTCTGGACTTAAGACATATAAAGAGCCAATAgaaaatcttaatcttaaaaagttaaatcaaTGACTAAAGTTATTAATTTTGACAATCTTGCACCAAACaggaaatgtctcaacaaactTTGCAGAAAGCAAACTGTTTATTCTTTACAActttgagtaaaaaaaaggtgaaattgTTCCAACTTGTCACAATGTCGGTTTTGTTCTCTCTGTAGATGAAGGACCTGCAGATCTATGAGGCTTACTGCCAGAATAAACCTCGCTCAGAGAGCTTGTGGAGACAGTGCTCTGACTGTGCCTTCTTCCAGGTCTGCCTCTCACCTTTCATGTTTGCACCTCTCGCCTTTTTGAAACCATTTGCCAAATTTATCCTGAGAATATGACAAACAGCATATCGagtggatttttttctgtaaggGTGATATTGTTCTTTGCCCTCATTAAATGATTTACTTAAAGAAAATAGTGAACGTCAGCTATtatgattttaaataaaagtgataaTGTTGTATTTCCCTATAAGACTGGAGGAGAATGTGATTAGTGGAGCACATGCTACAAATCCTCACTGCTCTGATcaacagttttcttttcatgttatAAGAACAGTGAAGCTAAATACCTTTTTTTCGTTGATCTTTTGTGAACCAGAAGTGCCAGAAGAAGCTGGAACATAAACTTGGTTTGGACTCCTACCTCCTTAAACCCGTCCAGAGAATCACCAAGTACCAGCTACTGCTGAAGGTGAGCTCTCTTCATGTACcgtatatacagtatctgtatGAACATTTATGTAAGACACTGAgtatctgtgtttttcactttgttttgcaGGAGTTGTTGAAGTACAGTAAGGGCTGTGATGGCTGTGATGACCTACAGGAAGCTCTCTCCTCCATTCTGGGGATCTTGAAAGCTGTGAACGACTCCATGCACCTCATCGCCATCACAGGATACGAGGTCAGAGAAATTACACTGTTTAACTTACTCTGAGAGAAATGCTGTTGTTCAGCTTTAGGAGTGGACTTTTGAATTTGCTCGGTAGAAAggtttttgccattttttgcCCAAGTTTTTTCAGGTTCAAATTGAACACATGGATCATCTAAAGTTTAAAAAGTCCTATGACCTGACATGACATTTATTGTATTCCAACTAGCAGAAGAGAAGTGCAACTTGTTCatatacaatatacagtttTACTTTTAACTTGTTAGTTTGACAtggttcataaaatgaaaactgttgttCAGTCAGATTCTCACCAATTTGTAAAATTCTGCATTTTTATCCTGCAGTACTTGGATAACAATAATAGGTCAAATAGtcttaaagaagaaaaatatgtcaaataaatgtatgtaaaacacTACAGGGTTACcctattttgtattttttctcaTACCGGTCTATCTTTTCCCTCTTTCAGGGTAACCTGTCAGAGCTTGGTCGTCTGCTGATGCAGGGCTCCTTCAGCGTGTGGACAGAGCATAAGAAAGGTCACGCCAAGGTCAAGGACCTGGCCAGGTTTAAGCCCATGCAGAGGCACCTGTTCCTGCACGAGAAGGCCCTGCTCTTCTgtaagaggagagaggagaacgGGGAAGGCTACGAGAAAGCTCCGTCTTACAGCTTCAAACACTCCCTCAGTGTAAGTTCACACTGGTCAGATTTCACTGTAGTCTAAGATGAGGGCTGCAGACTTGTTTGTGCTTAATATTTCTCTCGTCATTCTTCTCTCAGATGAGTGCGGTGGGCATTACAGAGAACGCTAAAGGAGACAACAAGAAGTTTGAGATTTGGTGTAACTCCAGAGAAGAAGTTTTTATAGTTCAGGTAAGGTTACTGAACCTATTTGACCACAAAACGAGCAGTATGGATGATATAATGATGGACAAGTAACCAGTGTTGCTCCTTTTCACTAAAAAGCAACTGTTAGTGCTTTAATAATTGATATTATTTCTCTTATCTAGGCTCCAACACCTGAGATTAAAACAGCATGGGTGAACGAGATCCGCAAAGTTCTGACCCAACAGCTCAAAGCCTGCAGAGGTATTTGTGAACGCTCAGCCACACACGCtcgtttgtttttcttcttctctgtgtttggCACAGCATACCTGTTTGCAATTGTGATaatatgttgtatattttaGATGCCAGCCAGCAGAAAAGCTCAGACTCTGTTTCCCCGACTCCCACCAGCAACAACAGCTCCATCTCCCTCAGGTTGGTGTCATGAGCGTGCACGCAGTGTTTACAcacggcacacacacacaaacacacctacaATATgccttttatttattgtaatgttttcttcctcttgtccCTCCGCAGTCCCTTTCGTAGCAGCACTCAGAAGAACCAGAAGAAGCAAGAGGAGAAGAAGGTGGAACCAAGTCCGATCTCGGACACAAACTCCTCTTCTTCGCCGAAACACAAAGGTGAATGTTTGATTCATGTCGCTTCCTCAAGCACAGACATAAATCTATCAATCAGCCACGGTTGTACATCTTAAAAAGTTTTATCTATGCcctacttaaagctgcactgtaATCTTTCACTGATCTGGgctcttcttttcttcatcaCCTTCATCTCCACGGttcctctatctgtctctctacctcttttatttttatttttattttgggctATATCTCTCTTTTCGTGATTGCcacactctcctctcttctcttcctgccTCCCATTTCAAACCATTGCTTCCAGATGAACCGGTGACCAGTCCGACCACTGACAGGTCCTCAGTGGCTAAAAAGCGTTTTACTTTGCAGGGCTTCAGCAATCTCAAGAGTCCGAAAGGTAACATTAGCAAACCTGACGACATTTCGAAAACAGGCTCACAATGTTTACACCAGTTCAGATTAGTTTTTATATCGTTAAAGCCAGACTATGTAACATATTCTtccttttacaaatgaaaagttgaatttatAAGCAATAAAAAGCATCCTTGgttaattaaatacattaagGAGTTAtgctgctacagccttacttggtctggtatgaccattAGCTCATGATTTAGATAGATATTGATGTATCTGACCCTATTGAGTCAGTTTGCTGACTTGATGATTCCTCTCTACATTCAGTTAAATTAATCTTAACATTacataattattaattttagtATAATGGACTTACaagtgttgtttttataattgAGACCAATATGTGTCTATCAACAGTACATCAGCAATTcactaaataattaaaactcaGTTTAATCAGCCTTCACCATGAGCTGAATGCATGATCCTACAGTAGTTACTCTGCTGCCTCCTGGTGGTAGAAGTGTTACATTGCTCCCGGTCAGGTGCAGCAGTTCCCACCAGATACACCACTAGAACTTCAATAGCAATAGAGAAAGTTACTCTGATACTGTATTATAATGTCTAATAGACTTCTTTAAAAGTAATATGTGGCGTATGAGTGACTTCATGAGGTTTGAccctgaatgaaatgaaaaacctCCTGAAATGAGCATGAAATTCATACTTAATAAGAGGAAACAAATGAATGTGAGTTATTTGAAGATATAAGTAGTATCTCACTGGATTAGATCATGAAAGTGTTAAATTCTTGCTTCTCTGCATttgtttcttcactttttttcctcttcttcttccttctctttacttttttctgcCTGTGTGGCCAGGCTCAGCCCTGAGCCCCGAGCATGGCTCCAAACGCCACTTGGTCAAGAGTGACCCCACTCCGTTTGGGTTCAAAGGTATATTGTCGTCCCATCATAGGGGGTCCGTCTTAATTCTAGAGGGCGTCAGTCCATTTTTCATCTTCCCATCCCTCAACATTACGGTGTGCAACAGTCTTGTGTGTAGATCTCACATGTGTCTCTGGATTCGATGTTTTACCAGATATTAGTCCACCAATAGAAACTGTTCTTCATCCTTTCATCCTCCATTTACTATTAAAATGTCCTAAATCCAGTTGCATACATTTGGAGCAGTGAAATGTCtctaaaagtcttttttttttgactttctgAGACATGCAGATGCTCTGTGATATATTTTTGTCCCTGAACACTGCAATTTGTCATGTGCATGCCCATTTATTTGCCTTCATCCACaggtcatcatcatcactgagcTACGAGTCTTTCATTTGTGGAGATGATGTGTCCATTTTCATTGAGGAACACTTGTTTGTGTCAGAATGATTATTGTACTAACTCCTATTCTTTACTAACCTTTCCTAAAGAACAGCGTCACCAgtttcacacacagtcactgatTTGCTGGCTGTTTCTTCTTGTCTAGAGTCGGCTCCCCATCACACTCTGAGCAGAGTCAAATGGATGAGTACCTCTAGTCTGTTACAGAGCAAGCGGCGAGGTACAGAGCCGCTCTGAGGATCAGCCACTGTGGGTGTTTGCTGTAGTTTGTAGTGATGATTGATTTTACAAGAGGTAAAGTGTAGCAAAAGTATCCACTTTCCAAGTCATTTAGCTTTGTATTGAGTCTTATTGTCTTATATTCCATTGGGGAGAGAAAATTCTTTTTAAATTGATGATAACCTactttttcacttgttttagaAAGATTTTAAGTCTCAATTCAAGACTAAATGACTAAATTTTTGCAAGATGCCTACTCTACCTCGAATCAATCATTCTCTCCTCTGCTATTATTGGGTGTTTGGGGTTTGTTGTTGTGTGGGACGGAGAATAATGTGAGTAAGAAAAAAGCACACAAAGTAAGTAAGGCTGGCATTTCCAGTGCACCAGCAGTCAGAACAGTGCAGTTCATTAATCCATCTGGTTAAAATCTCTGATTCCTTGATTCACTTGTGGTTTATTTCCTTGCTGTGTTTCACTGGGATGATGAGAAATTGCTGTTTTTGACCTGAGTGGGATCTCtgggtttgtggtttttgtgctCCTCGTGGGAGATTTATGTGTGACTGTGACCCTCCTTCCATGTGGCATTCTGTTTCCTCCTGGTAAAATGTACCTTCATGTACCGTGTCTGTTTTCCGATGTTGATGGAAAAAATCTTGTTTC is a window encoding:
- the mcf2la gene encoding guanine nucleotide exchange factor DBS isoform X1; translation: MSLLELIQEAQEALSRLLHNLFVSIRQLTRHTHSRGRRTTWRTDDILQREDGPLFAAEIGSELQKQFAILPGGRGINGSPIIVFPEFPTFSELEEEEIQNVLSYLTSVPSVAASGVGFILVIDRRLDRWAAVKATLLRIAGSFPGILHLVLVLRPTTLLQRTLSDFLFKYNKDEFKMKVVMLSSVTELHAYIDPGQLTTELGGTQEYCHDSWISHRTAIEAFALMVKTTAQTLQAFGTELAETELPNDAEATTNLLHTHTLKKDKMKEDLQVALSQGGRLLECINEPLQTDPEYNMTHDELENLATVQRLLGQLDETETAFDDFWERHRTKLEQCLQLRHFEQHFREVRAQLDVTLERLSGFSEVSVSPVHAEHVLRELNGHEEKACEVLDYALSLAGEGDRLIENSHYAEDSIRPKCIELRGVCEEISSTLRSKKSLLLRAMELHHALEKASRWCEEGIFLLASQPVDRCQSQDGAEAALQELERYLDTAPLHTLTDRSAICCQYEAVLTTQLRDQIEKVFQKQSSVQEMFEKRRVSLKKLAAKQTRPVQPVAPRPEVKSPQSSPNQQRKERRYSADNTICKKVESPVHNGSTRHASLSEEEENLAVLRRHVMNELLETERAYVEELLCVLEGYAAEMENPAMAHLIPSTLLSKKDVLFGNMPEIYQFHKRTFLKELEAYTDYPELVGRCFLERMKDLQIYEAYCQNKPRSESLWRQCSDCAFFQKCQKKLEHKLGLDSYLLKPVQRITKYQLLLKELLKYSKGCDGCDDLQEALSSILGILKAVNDSMHLIAITGYEGNLSELGRLLMQGSFSVWTEHKKGHAKVKDLARFKPMQRHLFLHEKALLFCKRREENGEGYEKAPSYSFKHSLSMSAVGITENAKGDNKKFEIWCNSREEVFIVQAPTPEIKTAWVNEIRKVLTQQLKACRDASQQKSSDSVSPTPTSNNSSISLSPFRSSTQKNQKKQEEKKVEPSPISDTNSSSSPKHKGWNKASLSVDASEENDGYSSGEDPMNSDPEDEVGKKLAPGKYTVVADCEKAGPQELSVKSGDVVQLIREGEEGQWFVKNLRSSKEGWVAEANLLSLISESKSSQSLSSSDDSVSGNLSTSSSCSETYTSYSDIKP
- the mcf2la gene encoding guanine nucleotide exchange factor DBS isoform X2, translating into MSLLELIQEAQEALSRLLHNLFVSIRQLTRHTHSRGRRTTWRTDDILQREDGPLFAAEIGSELQKQFAILPGGRGINGSPIIVFPEFPTFSELEEEEIQNVLSYLTSVPSVAASGVGFILVIDRRLDRWAAVKATLLRIAGSFPGILHLVLVLRPTTLLQRTLSDFLFKYNKDEFKMKVVMLSSVTELHAYIDPGQLTTELGGTQEYCHDSWISHRTAIEAFALMVKTTAQTLQAFGTELAETELPNDAEATTNLLHTHTLKKDKMKEDLQVALSQGGRLLECINEPLQTDPEYNMTHDELENLATVQRLLGQLDETETAFDDFWERHRTKLEQCLQLRHFEQHFREVRAQLDVTLERLSGFSEVSVSPVHAEHVLRELNGHEEKACEVLDYALSLAGEGDRLIENSHYAEDSIRPKCIELRGVCEEISSTLRSKKSLLLRAMELHHALEKASRWCEEGIFLLASQPVDRCQSQDGAEAALQELERYLDTAPLHTLTDRSAICCQYEAVLTTQLRDQIEKVFQKQSSVQEMFEKRRVSLKKLAAKQTRPVQPVAPRPEVKSPQSSPNQQRKERRYSADNTICKKVESPVHNGSTRHASLSEEEENLAVLRRHVMNELLETERAYVEELLCVLEGYAAEMENPAMAHLIPSTLLSKKDVLFGNMPEIYQFHKRTFLKELEAYTDYPELVGRCFLERMKDLQIYEAYCQNKPRSESLWRQCSDCAFFQKCQKKLEHKLGLDSYLLKPVQRITKYQLLLKELLKYSKGCDGCDDLQEALSSILGILKAVNDSMHLIAITGYEGNLSELGRLLMQGSFSVWTEHKKGHAKVKDLARFKPMQRHLFLHEKALLFCKRREENGEGYEKAPSYSFKHSLSMSAVGITENAKGDNKKFEIWCNSREEVFIVQAPTPEIKTAWVNEIRKVLTQQLKACRDASQQKSSDSVSPTPTSNNSSISLSPFRSSTQKNQKKQEEKKVEPSPISDTNSSSSPKHKDEPVTSPTTDRSSVAKKRFTLQGFSNLKSPKGSALSPEHGSKRHLVKSDPTPFGFKESAPHHTLSRVKWMSTSSLLQSKRRGWNKASLSVDASEENDGYSSGEDPMNSDPEDEVGKKLAPGKYTVVADCEKAGPQELSVKSGDVVQLIREGEEGQWFVKNLRSSKEGWVAEANLLSLISESKSSQSLSSSDDSVSGNLSTSSSCSETYTSYSDIKP